Proteins from one Streptomyces sp. NBC_00289 genomic window:
- a CDS encoding transposase: MPAPYPLELPERAVRMYRAAEPKPVIRCIAEKLGLHHEALRGWIRQAEANTGEQDDLLATEEKEKLAQLRREVRELLWANEVLRTKSCWRMPQPSTITGPSPKPW, translated from the coding sequence ATGCCTGCCCCGTACCCGCTGGAGTTGCCTGAGCGTGCGGTGCGGATGTACCGCGCTGCCGAGCCGAAGCCGGTCATCCGCTGTATAGCCGAAAAACTCGGCTTGCATCACGAGGCCTTGCGCGGCTGGATCCGGCAGGCCGAGGCCAACACCGGTGAGCAGGACGACCTGCTCGCCACCGAGGAAAAGGAGAAACTCGCCCAGCTGCGGCGCGAGGTGAGGGAACTGCTCTGGGCGAATGAAGTCCTGCGGACGAAGTCGTGCTGGCGTATGCCGCAGCCGAGTACGATTACCGGCCCGTCTCCGAAGCCATGGTGA
- a CDS encoding MFS transporter codes for MTSIQPSPVQATDRLPRSYWQLWTLSLLTALGGFIVLFLTPYLTESLGHSPVFAGLAITCFGAGTLAAPLGGILADRFGPRPIMLTAQLPSAAALLALGHVRHPWLIVTCAGLAGLTTSTARAARTAMITNIVPAAQRLKAFSYTYWATNIGYGVAPLATGVLIDHHSAWLFTGSAAITAACALFGYRIPQGHPPPMPDAAAAASAVHRPAQPGQAAPPDPSALPRRSPAAWRCGSLPYALIGSFLVCLLFKQASVTLPVSLQADGLSSTVYGTTLAVNGVLIIALQVPLTRWLTGKNENRILAVAGALVGLGFGLTALADTASTYTLTVVVWTVGEMLYTPAFATLTARLTPDGRHGYYQGIAASTTSAAGLIAPATAGLALTAVGLIPWWGLCTALGALSAVLFLKASQRSAHSSSLTQTAE; via the coding sequence GTGACGTCGATCCAGCCCTCACCCGTCCAAGCAACGGACCGGCTGCCACGCTCCTACTGGCAGCTGTGGACCCTATCCCTGCTCACCGCCCTGGGCGGCTTCATCGTCCTATTCCTCACGCCCTACCTCACCGAAAGCCTCGGTCACAGCCCCGTCTTCGCCGGCCTGGCTATCACCTGCTTCGGCGCTGGCACCCTCGCCGCGCCCCTGGGTGGCATCCTCGCCGACCGCTTCGGCCCCCGCCCCATAATGTTGACTGCCCAACTACCCAGCGCCGCAGCCCTGCTGGCCCTCGGCCACGTCCGTCACCCTTGGCTCATCGTCACCTGCGCGGGCCTGGCTGGGCTCACCACCAGCACCGCCCGTGCCGCCCGCACCGCGATGATCACCAACATCGTGCCTGCCGCCCAGCGTCTGAAAGCCTTCTCCTACACCTACTGGGCCACCAATATCGGCTACGGCGTGGCCCCCCTCGCCACCGGCGTCCTCATCGACCACCACAGCGCCTGGCTCTTCACCGGCAGCGCTGCCATCACCGCCGCCTGCGCCCTGTTCGGCTACCGGATCCCACAAGGCCACCCTCCCCCCATGCCCGACGCCGCAGCTGCGGCGTCGGCCGTCCACAGGCCAGCGCAACCTGGCCAAGCAGCGCCTCCCGACCCAAGTGCCCTCCCGCGCCGGTCTCCTGCGGCCTGGCGCTGCGGGAGTCTGCCGTATGCGCTCATCGGCTCCTTCCTGGTGTGCCTGCTGTTCAAGCAGGCTTCCGTGACCCTCCCGGTCTCCCTGCAGGCCGACGGCCTGAGCAGCACCGTCTACGGCACCACCCTGGCCGTCAACGGTGTGCTCATCATCGCCCTGCAAGTCCCCTTGACCCGCTGGCTGACCGGAAAGAACGAAAACCGCATCCTCGCTGTCGCCGGCGCACTAGTAGGTCTCGGCTTCGGACTCACCGCCCTGGCCGACACGGCTTCGACCTACACCCTCACCGTCGTGGTGTGGACGGTGGGCGAAATGCTTTATACCCCCGCCTTCGCGACCCTCACCGCCAGATTGACCCCTGACGGCCGCCACGGCTACTACCAGGGCATCGCCGCCTCCACTACCTCGGCAGCTGGCCTCATCGCCCCGGCCACCGCCGGACTGGCTCTCACCGCCGTCGGCCTCATCCCCTGGTGGGGCCTCTGCACCGCCCTGGGCGCCCTCAGCGCTGTTCTGTTCCTCAAAGCCAGCCAGCGATCCGCCCACTCCAGCAGTCTTACCCAGACCGCCGAATGA
- a CDS encoding ATP-binding protein, with translation MSIMDTALRDALRALKLSGMLETLDARLAQAHGGELGHLEFLQTLCQDEITRRDTVAFQRRLLRAKFEHQVTLEEFDFSASPKLPAAQIRDLAALRWLHTGESVILFGPVGVGKTHVAQALGHLAIRQGANVRFAKTSRILADLAGGHADRTWDRHLRELVRPDVLILDDFAMRQLTAAQADDLYELVSDRQGRSLILTSKGS, from the coding sequence ATGAGCATCATGGACACCGCCCTGCGCGACGCGCTCCGCGCGCTGAAGCTCTCCGGCATGCTGGAAACCCTGGACGCCCGCCTCGCCCAGGCTCACGGCGGCGAGCTCGGACACCTGGAATTCCTCCAGACGCTCTGCCAGGATGAGATCACCCGCCGAGACACCGTCGCGTTCCAACGCCGCCTGCTCCGGGCGAAGTTCGAGCATCAGGTCACCCTGGAGGAGTTCGATTTTTCGGCCTCGCCGAAACTCCCGGCCGCCCAGATCCGCGACCTGGCGGCCTTGCGCTGGCTGCACACCGGAGAGTCCGTCATTTTGTTCGGGCCGGTCGGTGTCGGGAAGACACACGTCGCCCAGGCGCTGGGGCATCTGGCGATCCGGCAGGGCGCGAATGTCCGCTTCGCCAAGACCAGCCGCATCCTGGCGGACCTGGCCGGTGGCCACGCGGACCGCACCTGGGACCGACACTTGCGCGAGCTGGTACGTCCCGACGTGCTCATCCTCGACGACTTCGCGATGCGCCAGCTCACCGCGGCCCAGGCCGACGACCTCTACGAACTGGTCAGCGACCGCCAGGGCCGGTCGTTGATCCTGACCAGTAAGGGCTCGTAG
- a CDS encoding Tat pathway signal protein, translated as MPEARNDTFASWLHEHGVPVGELTSLVNTAISDLTGRYGTVHDRHIYKLLSGEHRSPNALMKAALHKVTGRTAAELGFVPRGKQNSDSPAPEDDPVYRRAFLAAATAAGASLTAPSATQRRLGSADVDRMNAKLAAVVSMDNKYGGTAELQRHAAGLAEETVRLQNSHAASNRIRSELYGVAAAFTASAMWAAIDGRRLDEAEPYLNQAVTLAGLANNRHVLFRVWGHAGIMYRHLGRPADAIAAAEAARATSITRSDPLYASLALARLATFHADAGDERSALRSISLAQASYNRADQTKHRPPWMGFYDQAELDSLATFAHLRLMKWEDAERHAHRCLAALQPDLERNRALTHANLALAQLGQGDIEPAVTAARTVPAGMVGHGRISMLLHKFTTQLTSVAPRSPETTAWLEHRKAAA; from the coding sequence ATGCCGGAAGCACGGAACGACACGTTCGCATCGTGGCTGCACGAGCACGGAGTGCCAGTGGGGGAGCTAACGTCCCTGGTCAACACGGCAATCAGTGATCTGACAGGTCGCTACGGAACAGTGCACGACCGGCACATCTACAAGCTGCTTAGCGGGGAGCACCGGTCGCCCAATGCACTGATGAAGGCAGCGCTCCACAAAGTGACGGGCCGAACAGCCGCAGAGTTAGGCTTCGTTCCCCGGGGAAAGCAGAACTCAGATTCCCCAGCACCCGAGGACGACCCCGTGTATCGACGCGCTTTCCTGGCCGCGGCCACCGCCGCAGGCGCTTCACTGACCGCGCCCTCCGCCACGCAACGCCGGCTTGGATCGGCCGACGTGGACCGGATGAATGCCAAGTTGGCGGCCGTCGTCAGTATGGATAACAAGTACGGGGGCACGGCGGAGCTCCAACGGCACGCCGCCGGGCTCGCCGAGGAGACTGTGCGCCTGCAGAACTCTCATGCCGCATCCAACCGCATTCGGTCCGAGCTGTACGGTGTCGCGGCCGCATTCACGGCGAGCGCCATGTGGGCCGCTATCGACGGCCGGCGCCTCGACGAGGCAGAGCCCTACCTCAACCAGGCCGTCACTCTTGCTGGCCTGGCCAACAACCGTCACGTCCTCTTCCGGGTATGGGGCCATGCCGGGATCATGTACCGGCACCTTGGCCGTCCCGCCGATGCCATTGCTGCCGCTGAAGCGGCCCGTGCGACGTCTATCACTCGCAGTGACCCGCTGTACGCTTCTCTGGCGCTGGCGCGACTCGCGACCTTCCACGCCGACGCGGGAGACGAGCGCAGTGCGCTCCGGTCGATCAGTCTCGCGCAGGCCAGCTACAACCGGGCCGACCAGACGAAGCACCGCCCGCCGTGGATGGGCTTCTACGATCAGGCGGAACTCGACAGCCTGGCCACCTTCGCTCACCTGCGGCTCATGAAGTGGGAGGACGCCGAACGTCACGCACACCGTTGCCTTGCTGCGCTGCAACCTGACCTCGAACGGAACCGCGCCCTGACGCATGCCAACCTGGCCCTCGCCCAGCTCGGTCAGGGCGACATCGAGCCAGCCGTCACGGCGGCTCGAACCGTTCCGGCTGGGATGGTTGGGCACGGTCGCATCTCCATGCTCTTGCACAAATTCACCACCCAACTCACGTCCGTGGCGCCGCGCAGTCCAGAGACCACTGCGTGGCTCGAGCACCGGAAGGCAGCCGCATGA
- a CDS encoding tyrosine-type recombinase/integrase yields MPIDEELEAAIREQQRRMLDRWPDGTVCLFPRQRANVSGNLPLADGTYRRMLGRWLETCEVRDEHGRPVHLTPHQWRHTFACRLINRDVPQEVVRVLLDHDSHKMTSHYAKITDQTVRRHWEQATKVNIKGERVVLDPDGPLGQAQWAKTRYGIATQTLPNGYCGLPVQKTCPHANACLTCPVFLTGPEFLPELREQRTRTLTLIDNAKSCGHSRMTEMNQQVADNLDRMIGEMEEGHGEGEETADAG; encoded by the coding sequence GTGCCCATTGACGAGGAACTCGAAGCAGCTATACGCGAGCAACAACGCCGGATGCTGGACCGGTGGCCGGACGGGACGGTCTGCTTGTTTCCCCGCCAACGCGCCAACGTCTCGGGGAACCTCCCGCTGGCGGACGGCACTTACCGGCGGATGCTCGGCCGCTGGCTGGAGACCTGCGAGGTGCGTGACGAACACGGCCGGCCAGTACACCTGACACCCCATCAATGGCGGCATACCTTCGCCTGCCGACTCATCAACCGAGACGTCCCGCAAGAGGTTGTCCGCGTCCTCCTGGACCACGATTCGCACAAGATGACCTCGCACTACGCCAAGATCACCGACCAGACGGTGCGGCGGCACTGGGAACAGGCAACCAAGGTCAACATCAAGGGCGAACGCGTAGTCCTTGATCCCGACGGACCGCTCGGTCAGGCCCAGTGGGCCAAGACGCGCTACGGCATCGCCACCCAGACCCTACCCAACGGCTACTGCGGGTTGCCTGTTCAGAAGACCTGCCCACACGCCAATGCTTGTTTGACCTGCCCGGTCTTCCTCACCGGGCCGGAGTTTCTGCCGGAGCTCCGCGAACAGCGCACCCGCACCCTGACGTTGATCGACAACGCAAAGAGCTGTGGTCACAGCCGCATGACCGAGATGAACCAACAGGTCGCCGACAACCTCGACCGCATGATCGGCGAGATGGAAGAAGGTCACGGCGAGGGCGAGGAGACCGCGGATGCCGGCTGA
- a CDS encoding N-acetyltransferase, whose translation MNDRIAYRRTRDVEKVRELIVGIHVEVRGEFGLMDRPFYQRERFNERLTAYSSRPGWEAVVGYQGEEPVGYVFAVPLGEDTGWWSAEREPLAAKYVTEDGTRTLALNEILVRRQWRGAKGKGAAHALHEELLSQRQEKRVTLLVNPALSEGRLKVVYESWGYKQIGTQQPFDDSPVFATMMRDPLR comes from the coding sequence ATGAACGACAGGATCGCTTACCGTCGGACCCGTGACGTAGAGAAGGTCCGGGAACTCATTGTCGGGATCCACGTCGAAGTGCGTGGAGAGTTCGGGCTGATGGATCGGCCCTTCTACCAGCGTGAGCGGTTCAACGAGCGGCTGACGGCGTACTCGTCCCGCCCCGGCTGGGAGGCCGTCGTCGGATATCAGGGCGAGGAACCAGTCGGATACGTCTTCGCCGTGCCGCTCGGCGAGGACACCGGATGGTGGTCTGCCGAACGCGAGCCCCTCGCCGCCAAGTACGTGACGGAAGACGGCACGAGGACCCTGGCCCTCAACGAGATACTCGTACGCCGACAGTGGCGGGGAGCCAAGGGCAAGGGGGCTGCGCATGCCCTGCACGAGGAGCTGCTGTCGCAACGCCAAGAGAAGCGCGTCACACTGCTGGTCAATCCAGCGCTTTCCGAGGGGCGCCTCAAGGTTGTGTACGAGTCCTGGGGCTACAAGCAGATCGGTACTCAGCAGCCGTTCGACGACTCGCCGGTCTTCGCGACGATGATGCGGGACCCGCTGCGTTAG
- a CDS encoding antitoxin MazE7 — protein MAGIEIDDTTRDALQSLADAAGLPLDGYLAQVADEKRRERALADGAEIFRRVTGDPDTVAAFDAEYGGPAQAEHAPRAA, from the coding sequence ATGGCTGGCATCGAGATTGACGACACCACCCGGGATGCGCTGCAGTCCCTAGCCGACGCGGCTGGACTGCCGCTCGACGGCTATCTGGCCCAGGTAGCCGACGAGAAGCGGCGCGAGCGTGCGCTGGCCGATGGCGCCGAGATCTTCCGCCGGGTGACCGGCGACCCGGACACGGTCGCGGCCTTCGACGCCGAGTACGGCGGCCCGGCGCAAGCCGAGCACGCCCCTCGGGCAGCCTGA
- a CDS encoding toxin Doc, whose product MPAEYYVDYRWFLERQAELLDDLSVNDYSVFVGLAARHKVDPPRHDQHQPDAFWRAAVMLEECILLRPLPTRNELYGFGVAVAYLGLHGERVNTKFEEWRKLIADIRALQLDSYDIAERLRSLRQPSS is encoded by the coding sequence GTGCCTGCCGAGTACTACGTCGATTACCGGTGGTTCCTGGAACGGCAAGCGGAGCTGCTGGACGACCTCTCGGTCAACGACTACTCCGTGTTCGTAGGCCTTGCGGCCCGACACAAGGTCGACCCACCCCGCCATGACCAGCACCAGCCCGACGCATTCTGGCGGGCAGCGGTGATGCTGGAGGAGTGCATCCTGCTGCGCCCGCTGCCCACCCGCAACGAGCTGTACGGCTTCGGTGTGGCCGTCGCCTACCTGGGCCTGCACGGGGAGCGAGTGAACACGAAGTTCGAGGAGTGGCGCAAACTGATCGCGGACATCCGTGCCCTGCAGCTCGACTCGTACGACATCGCCGAGCGGCTCCGATCCCTGCGCCAACCCTCCAGCTGA
- a CDS encoding transposase: protein MRAQDNGRKRHVVVDTLGQLLGVMVTAADTGGRAAARVLLEEVADAHHRLALIWADGGYTGPPVEYCLTAFALVLAIVKRSDDMRGFVVLPKRWIVERLFAHLMRTRRLARDYERRTTSAEAVIYWSMILLMTRRLARPRSARG from the coding sequence GTGCGGGCTCAAGATAACGGGCGCAAGCGGCACGTCGTGGTCGACACGCTCGGCCAGCTGCTGGGGGTGATGGTCACCGCCGCGGACACTGGCGGCCGCGCCGCCGCCCGGGTGCTGCTGGAAGAGGTGGCCGACGCGCACCACCGGCTCGCCCTCATCTGGGCCGACGGCGGCTACACCGGCCCCCCCGTCGAGTACTGCCTCACCGCGTTCGCCCTGGTCCTGGCGATCGTCAAGCGCAGCGACGACATGCGCGGCTTCGTGGTGCTGCCCAAGCGGTGGATCGTCGAGCGCCTCTTCGCCCACCTGATGCGCACCCGCCGCCTGGCACGCGACTACGAACGCCGCACCACCAGCGCCGAAGCGGTGATCTACTGGTCGATGATCCTGCTCATGACCCGCCGCCTGGCCCGGCCACGGTCTGCGCGAGGGTGA
- a CDS encoding tyrosine-type recombinase/integrase: MQHIASGKPERTRTIKLKTGRKHPRVLTAAQVQKILDSCEHLRDRLLFALLLDTGVRIGEALGLRHDDIAIAERHVTVVPRQNDNRARAKAGRSRSIPASAELMRLYSDCLHREYGALDSDYVFVNLFAEPHGRPWGYPAVYDLVRRLRKATGIAFEPHPYRHTYATWLLRRGAGMETVKECHSRTSRPVNQPAASSVRTFPPRRHRDGRAA; this comes from the coding sequence TTGCAGCACATCGCCTCCGGCAAGCCCGAGCGGACCCGGACGATCAAACTCAAGACCGGACGGAAGCACCCCCGCGTCCTGACTGCCGCCCAGGTCCAGAAGATCCTGGACTCCTGCGAACACCTGCGGGACCGGCTGCTGTTCGCCCTGCTGCTGGACACTGGGGTCCGCATCGGTGAGGCCCTCGGCCTGCGGCACGACGACATCGCGATCGCCGAACGGCATGTGACCGTGGTGCCGCGGCAGAACGACAACCGGGCCCGCGCGAAGGCCGGCCGGTCCCGCAGCATTCCGGCGAGCGCGGAGCTGATGCGTCTGTACTCGGACTGCTTGCACCGCGAGTACGGCGCCCTGGATTCCGACTACGTCTTCGTGAACCTCTTCGCCGAACCCCACGGCCGCCCCTGGGGCTATCCGGCCGTCTATGACCTGGTCAGACGGCTCCGGAAGGCCACCGGGATCGCTTTTGAACCCCACCCATACCGCCACACCTACGCCACCTGGCTGCTTCGCCGCGGGGCCGGGATGGAGACGGTGAAGGAGTGTCACAGCCGGACCTCCCGGCCGGTGAACCAGCCTGCGGCCTCCAGCGTCCGCACCTTCCCGCCGAGAAGGCATCGGGACGGACGAGCTGCTTGA
- a CDS encoding IS1380 family transposase, translating to MVESTGWDRRLSVAADGKRLVGHTGAVLLRRCADRTGLTEALAGVLPSGTVAGWRDRAGVLVHLAVAIVLGAANFSEAGQLQSYYRPLFGAAASDSTARRTLAALDVATLSKVAKARARVRRHVWSLLHLRQGGFPWLTVAGKRLTGWIVIDLDATVITAASKKTGAAVTFKKTFGFHPLAAWCANTTESLAMLMRPGNAGANTVADHLAVLTDALAQIPGSSTAKILVRVDGAGATHGLLEHLEALNTTRRTVRYTVGWKITEDDEKAIAKLPESAWETSVHQDGSLQEGYFVAELTGLNTREGWPEGMRLIVRRVKPTRRHLKKLTAFEKKTGWRYCITATNIRHMWGIAGSGHSQFLDVLHRSHAGVEDRVRTNKAMGLDNLPSASWEVNRGWMLAANLASDLDAWVRLLALHDNEGLADAEPDTMRFRLYHLPARLADHARRRWLRIERTWPWASAFTTCWQRLTALPAVT from the coding sequence GTGGTCGAGAGTACAGGGTGGGACCGTCGGCTGTCCGTGGCGGCTGACGGGAAGAGGCTGGTCGGGCATACCGGGGCGGTGCTGCTGCGCCGGTGCGCAGACCGCACGGGACTGACGGAGGCGCTGGCCGGGGTGCTGCCGTCCGGCACAGTGGCCGGTTGGCGGGACCGCGCAGGGGTGCTGGTGCACCTCGCGGTCGCGATCGTGCTGGGAGCGGCGAACTTCTCGGAAGCCGGGCAACTCCAGTCGTATTACCGGCCGTTGTTCGGGGCTGCGGCCTCGGACTCAACCGCCCGCCGCACGCTGGCCGCCCTTGACGTGGCCACCCTGTCGAAGGTCGCAAAGGCGCGGGCGAGGGTGCGCCGGCACGTGTGGAGCCTGCTGCACCTGCGGCAGGGCGGCTTCCCCTGGCTGACGGTGGCGGGCAAGCGGCTGACCGGCTGGATCGTCATCGACCTTGACGCCACCGTCATCACCGCAGCCTCGAAGAAGACCGGGGCTGCGGTCACCTTCAAAAAGACGTTCGGGTTTCATCCACTGGCCGCGTGGTGCGCGAACACCACCGAATCGCTGGCCATGCTCATGCGACCGGGCAACGCAGGGGCGAACACGGTGGCCGACCACCTCGCCGTGCTCACCGACGCGCTCGCCCAGATCCCCGGCTCCTCCACGGCGAAAATCCTGGTGCGGGTGGACGGGGCCGGCGCTACCCACGGGCTGCTGGAACACCTCGAAGCACTGAACACCACCCGGCGCACGGTCCGCTACACCGTCGGCTGGAAGATCACCGAAGACGACGAGAAGGCCATCGCAAAGCTGCCCGAAAGCGCCTGGGAGACCTCCGTGCACCAGGACGGCAGCCTCCAGGAGGGCTACTTCGTCGCGGAGCTGACCGGGCTGAACACCCGTGAAGGCTGGCCCGAGGGCATGCGGCTGATCGTGCGCCGGGTCAAGCCCACCCGGCGGCACCTGAAGAAACTGACCGCGTTCGAGAAGAAGACCGGCTGGCGCTACTGCATCACCGCCACCAACATCCGCCACATGTGGGGCATCGCCGGCTCGGGCCACAGCCAGTTCCTGGACGTGCTGCACCGCTCGCATGCCGGTGTGGAAGACCGGGTGCGCACCAACAAGGCCATGGGGCTGGACAATTTACCCTCCGCGTCATGGGAGGTGAATCGCGGCTGGATGCTCGCCGCGAACCTCGCGAGTGATCTCGACGCCTGGGTGCGGCTGCTGGCCCTGCACGACAACGAGGGCCTGGCCGACGCCGAGCCGGACACCATGCGCTTCCGCCTCTACCACCTGCCCGCCCGCCTCGCCGACCACGCCCGCCGCCGATGGCTGCGCATCGAGCGGACCTGGCCCTGGGCATCGGCGTTCACTACCTGCTGGCAGCGGCTCACCGCCCTCCCGGCCGTCACCTGA
- a CDS encoding IS256 family transposase, whose product MALSQSDLQRLLESLRTADGIELVRNVAERMLQELIEAELSGRISAQWNEHTEARTAFRNGHREKTLATQAGDLDLAIPKLRSGSFFPSLLERRRRIDQALYAVIMEAYVHGVSTRSVDDLVKALGADSGISKSEVSRICGDLDEQLTVFRGRPLDHSRFPYLYLDATYCKVRVNHRIVSQAVVIATGISEDGGREVLGVMVGDSETEAFWSEFLRSLRERGLGGVRLVISDSHSGLVAAIRKVMLGAAWQRCRVHFLRNVFSVIPKESGEMVAATIRTIFIQPTAEAVHHQLDAVADMLGQQFPKVRQMLLDAKEDLTAFAAFPISHWKKIQSSNPLERINREIKRRTDVVQVFPNPAALERLVTAVLSEMHDEWIAFPRRYLSEGSMTAIYAAEHADHTTHALPNTPNTTED is encoded by the coding sequence ATGGCCTTGTCCCAGTCTGACCTACAACGCCTGCTGGAGTCACTACGCACGGCGGACGGGATCGAGCTCGTCCGCAACGTCGCCGAGCGCATGCTGCAAGAGCTGATCGAGGCCGAGCTCAGCGGCCGGATCAGCGCCCAGTGGAACGAGCACACCGAAGCCCGCACCGCCTTCCGCAACGGCCACCGGGAGAAGACCTTGGCCACCCAGGCCGGCGATCTGGACCTGGCGATACCGAAGCTGCGCAGCGGCAGCTTCTTCCCCAGCCTGCTGGAACGGCGGCGCCGCATCGACCAGGCGCTCTACGCCGTCATCATGGAGGCATACGTGCACGGGGTGTCCACCCGCTCGGTCGACGACCTGGTCAAGGCGCTCGGCGCGGACAGCGGAATCTCCAAGAGCGAGGTCTCACGGATCTGCGGTGACCTGGACGAACAGCTCACGGTCTTCCGCGGCCGGCCCCTGGATCACAGCCGCTTCCCCTACCTCTACCTGGACGCCACCTACTGCAAGGTGCGCGTGAACCACCGGATCGTCTCCCAGGCCGTGGTCATCGCCACCGGCATCAGTGAGGACGGCGGCCGTGAGGTGCTGGGTGTGATGGTCGGTGACAGCGAGACCGAAGCGTTCTGGAGCGAGTTCCTGCGCTCCTTGCGCGAACGCGGCCTGGGCGGGGTCCGTCTGGTCATCTCCGACAGTCACAGCGGCCTGGTGGCAGCGATCCGCAAGGTCATGCTCGGTGCCGCCTGGCAGCGTTGTCGTGTCCATTTCTTGAGGAATGTGTTTTCCGTGATCCCCAAGGAATCCGGGGAAATGGTCGCGGCGACCATCCGCACCATCTTCATCCAGCCCACCGCCGAAGCCGTCCATCACCAACTCGATGCGGTGGCCGACATGCTCGGGCAGCAGTTTCCCAAGGTCAGGCAGATGCTCCTGGACGCCAAGGAGGACCTGACCGCCTTCGCTGCCTTTCCCATCTCGCATTGGAAGAAGATCCAGTCTTCAAATCCCCTGGAGCGGATCAACCGCGAGATCAAGCGCCGCACCGACGTCGTGCAGGTCTTCCCCAACCCGGCCGCCCTCGAGCGGCTGGTCACCGCCGTGCTCAGCGAGATGCACGACGAATGGATCGCCTTCCCCCGCCGCTACCTGTCCGAAGGCAGCATGACTGCCATCTACGCCGCCGAACACGCCGACCACACCACCCATGCACTCCCCAACACCCCGAACACTACGGAGGATTGA
- a CDS encoding site-specific integrase: MRVQRVLAPGSTTESWTLLGDDLRPVDPVESFLAYLTAIERSPNTVKAYAHDLKDWWYYLDGRELDWKSVDLEAAGSFVAWLRLPPLARSGTVAVLPTVEYHCTASSVNRKLSRSARSTSSTPAAASRSPTCW; encoded by the coding sequence ATGCGCGTACAGAGGGTGCTGGCACCCGGGTCGACGACGGAATCGTGGACGCTGCTGGGGGATGATCTGCGACCGGTCGATCCGGTCGAGTCGTTCCTGGCCTACCTGACGGCGATCGAGCGGTCGCCGAACACCGTCAAGGCGTACGCCCACGACCTGAAGGACTGGTGGTACTACCTCGACGGTCGTGAACTGGACTGGAAATCAGTGGACTTGGAGGCAGCGGGCTCCTTTGTGGCCTGGCTTCGGCTGCCGCCCCTAGCCCGGAGCGGGACGGTGGCGGTGCTGCCGACGGTCGAGTACCACTGCACGGCTTCCAGCGTGAACCGCAAACTCTCGCGGTCAGCACGTTCTACGAGTTCCACGCCCGCAGCGGCATCGAGGTCGCCGACCTGCTGGTGA